GGAGATCATCGAAGAGGAACTGCGGCGGGCAGGCGTTACCCTGAAAAACACGATGGAGCTGGGGAGCACGGAGGGAATTAAGAAGGCGGTGGCCGCCAACCTGGGCGTTTCCATCGTTTCATCCAGGGCGGTGACCCTGGAGGTCATGATCGGACATCTCAGCGCTGTTTGGGTATCTGACCTCAATCTCCGCCACAGCATCCACATGCTGTACCTTCGCAACGATCCGCGGAGTTCGGCGGTAGAGGGGTTCCGGCGTTTCCTGTCAGACCGGCTCGCCGGGGGAGAAGGGGCCGCGGATCTCCCCGCCCTTCCGGAAAGAGATACCACGGACCTTTATTAACGTTTATGAACCTGATCCACGAGTGCGAAGTTGGGGAGGTATTCAAGGCAATAGTAGTGGAAAATAGGGGCCAGGCCAAAAAAGTATTGTTGACAGCTCACAACTAACAGCCTAAACCTTCAGCCTGTATCCTGACAGGGTCGCAAACAGTCCATGAGTGGCTTTTTGCTCCACTGAGATTTGAGGTTAAGGCAATGTCCAATGAAAAACGATTAAAGCAAGATGCCGTTGACATTTTCCTGGCCGGTGTGGCAGCAGTGGACCCCGGTCAGGCTGTCAGAAGCCATCTCAAGCTTGACGGCGATATCCTTGTGGCTGGCGCACACCGGATCTCCCTTACTCCCGACACTCGGGTGTTTGTTGTAGGCGCTGGCAAAGCCGGGGCTCCCATGGCCGCCGCAGTGGAAAAGGTCCTGGGAAATAGAGTCCATCGCGGTCTCGTGGTGGTCAAGTACGGACACGTGGCACCCGTTGAAAGGGTTGAGATCCTGGAGGGAGGACACCCTGTCCCTGACGAAGCCGGTCTTGAAGGGGCTTTACGGGTTGCCGACCTCCTCGATGACGCCGGGGAAGGGGATCTGGTGATCTGTCTCATTTCAGGTGGAGGGTCTTCCCTCATACCATCTCCTGAGCCGCCAGTAACACTGAGGGACAAACAGGTAACAACGGACCTGCTCTTAAAAGGCGGTGGCCTCGCTCGATTGGCGTTCCCGGCCCGGGTCCTGGCTCTTATCCTCTCAGATGTGGTGGCCGATCCCCTCGATGTGATCGCCTCGGGTCCTACTGTGGGTGATCCGACAACATTTGACGACGCTCTTGCCATCCTGGACCGCTATGATCTGGCAGGACGTGTCCCTGAAACCGTCCTGACCCGGATCACCCGGGGCGCAGAGGGCAAATATCCAGATACACCCAAGCCGGGGGATCCGGAACTCGAAAATGTGGTGAACCTCCTGGTGGGGACCAACACCATTGCCATCAAGGCCTCGGCAACAAAGGCCAGGGAAATCGGTTACAACA
The window above is part of the bacterium genome. Proteins encoded here:
- a CDS encoding glycerate kinase — protein: MSNEKRLKQDAVDIFLAGVAAVDPGQAVRSHLKLDGDILVAGAHRISLTPDTRVFVVGAGKAGAPMAAAVEKVLGNRVHRGLVVVKYGHVAPVERVEILEGGHPVPDEAGLEGALRVADLLDDAGEGDLVICLISGGGSSLIPSPEPPVTLRDKQVTTDLLLKGGGLARLAFPARVLALILSDVVADPLDVIASGPTVGDPTTFDDALAILDRYDLAGRVPETVLTRITRGAEGKYPDTPKPGDPELENVVNLLVGTNTIAIKASATKAREIGYNTTILSSVITGETRDAAESHAAVAREIVEQDLPVARPACVLSGGETTVTIKGEGKGGRNQEFALASAIGIEGLPRTVILSGGTDGTDGPTEAAGAIADGTTVSRARDAGLDPAAFLENNDSYHFFKKLDDLLITGPTLTNVMDLRVILVR